GGACTCCAAAGCAGGAAATCGAAAGCAGAACCAGAAATGGGGCCAAACCGGCAATGAAGGAGAGAGTCAGGGCTGTAAGCAGGGAGGCAATGGCAATGGTAACGTATACCTTATCATGCTTCAGATAGGAATCTTCTCTGAATGAGCTTACTATACCGCTGTATTTCCTGTCTGTGAATCTATTTACTGCATGCATCGAATATACATAAAAGGATGCTATCAATATATTCAAGATATTAACATTTAATCCCTGAAGGAGAATGCTCGCCAGAGACAGACATCCGGCGCCCACGGCGGAATAGATATCCGTTATAACGGCGAATATCCAGAATTTCAGCAGCCTGCTTGCTTTCCCCTTTTTCTTCTCTTCCTGAAAACTTGTAATGTAATCGACAACCTTTTCGATTGTCCAGTTTGGTGTAGATGCCCCGGCAGAAATACCGATTTCATTGTACCGGTCTATGTTTATATTCTTGAGCTCATCTGCCGTTTCAATATGAAATGTGGGTGTCCCCTGCAGTTCCGACATAGTAGCCAGTCTCTTGGTATTAGCGCTGTTCTTTCCCCCCACAACAAACATAGCATCCATTTTGGCGGACAATTCCTTAACCTCGGCCTGTCTCTTTTCAGTGGAATCGCATATGGTATCAAAGACCGTAACCTGTGGAAATCGTTGTCTAATCCTGTCAATTATATCCCCGTATTCCTTCGTGCTCTGAGTTGTCTGAGCGACAACGCAGATCTTCTCAAGCTCGGGGAGGGCATCAACCTCATCCCTGTTTTCTATTACGATTCCCTTTCCGTCAGAGTACCCGAGCAGACCGTCGACTTCGGGATGTCCATTATCCCCCACAATCAGGACAGCATAACCCAGGGATGCATGTTTTTTGATTATGGCCTGCACACGCGCTACCTTTGGGCAGGTGACATCGACTATCTTTACATTCTTTTCTTTAATCTTTTTTCTTTCGAGGGGCGATATCCCGTGAGCCCTGATTATGATTGTTCCTTCTTCGATTTCATCGATATTATC
This portion of the Syntrophales bacterium genome encodes:
- the ispH gene encoding 4-hydroxy-3-methylbut-2-enyl diphosphate reductase produces the protein MGIKIARTAGFCMGVRRAVDMVLDVAQNRNTGKIYTYGPLIHNPQTVEILKKRGILPVDNIDEIEEGTIIIRAHGISPLERKKIKEKNVKIVDVTCPKVARVQAIIKKHASLGYAVLIVGDNGHPEVDGLLGYSDGKGIVIENRDEVDALPELEKICVVAQTTQSTKEYGDIIDRIRQRFPQVTVFDTICDSTEKRQAEVKELSAKMDAMFVVGGKNSANTKRLATMSELQGTPTFHIETADELKNINIDRYNEIGISAGASTPNWTIEKVVDYITSFQEEKKKGKASRLLKFWIFAVITDIYSAVGAGCLSLASILLQGLNVNILNILIASFYVYSMHAVNRFTDRKYSGIVSSFREDSYLKHDKVYVTIAIASLLTALTLSFIAGLAPFLVLLSISCFGVLYNAKIFPRNWRFRRLRDLPGSKNVSVATAWAIVVAVFPQLEISISITPAMTLAFLFTFAVVFVRSALSDTIDIQSDRLIGRETIPVVIGEKNTQKLLKGISGITAAILIIANPAGWTSSLSFALLACVFYMWICFKLCDRRSTFSGVVLEGLLETNYIIAGLSTFLWLILV